One window from the genome of Amycolatopsis sp. NBC_01480 encodes:
- a CDS encoding OsmC family peroxiredoxin — protein sequence MPSRDATTHWTGGLQKGQGEVTLDSSNAGTFNVSFPTRAGNPDGQTSPEELIAAAHSSCLAMNLSGVLESQKLEAESIDVSAEVTLGPAQGGGFEISGIAITLRAKLDGVTAEQFAELASTAEKTCPVSKALSGTTITLDAALA from the coding sequence ATGCCCAGCCGCGACGCGACCACCCACTGGACCGGCGGACTGCAGAAGGGCCAGGGCGAGGTCACGCTCGACTCGTCCAACGCGGGCACGTTCAACGTGTCCTTCCCGACCCGCGCCGGCAACCCGGACGGCCAGACCAGCCCGGAAGAGCTGATCGCCGCCGCGCACTCCTCGTGCCTGGCGATGAACCTGTCCGGCGTGCTGGAGTCGCAGAAGCTGGAGGCGGAGTCCATCGACGTCTCGGCCGAGGTCACCCTCGGCCCGGCCCAGGGCGGCGGCTTCGAGATCAGCGGCATCGCGATCACCCTGCGCGCCAAGCTGGACGGCGTGACCGCGGAGCAGTTCGCGGAGCTGGCCTCCACCGCCGAGAAGACCTGCCCGGTGTCGAAGGCCCTGTCCGGCACCACGATCACCCTGGACGCGGCGCTCGCCTGA
- a CDS encoding NAD(P)H-binding protein, which produces MTILVTGATGNVGRLVVDALVERGVEVRALTVDPERAALPEGVEVVVGSLARPSTLPVALKGVEAVYLAPMARTVTRFCELAAEAGIRRVVALSGSSVGQEHEGSSGHGFAAVEKAVAAADFDWTFLRPGMFMNNTLGWAGSVRESGVVRTAYGDATQTPIDLRDIAAVAAHVLVTTGHSGETYVLSGPQSVTQREMAAAIGAALGREVPFVELTREEQRAEWVAHGFPEQVADWLLDGFAGSLEHRQAPTGVVEELLGRPGITYAEWAVANVAAFGG; this is translated from the coding sequence ATGACGATCCTGGTAACGGGTGCGACCGGCAACGTCGGGCGGCTGGTGGTGGACGCGCTGGTGGAACGAGGCGTCGAGGTGCGTGCGCTGACCGTCGACCCGGAGCGGGCGGCGCTGCCCGAAGGGGTCGAGGTGGTGGTCGGGTCGCTGGCGCGGCCGTCGACGCTGCCGGTGGCGCTGAAGGGGGTCGAGGCGGTTTACCTCGCGCCGATGGCCCGCACGGTCACCCGGTTCTGCGAGCTGGCCGCCGAGGCGGGGATCCGGCGGGTGGTCGCGCTGTCCGGCAGTAGCGTCGGCCAGGAGCACGAGGGCTCGAGTGGGCACGGGTTCGCGGCTGTCGAGAAGGCGGTGGCGGCCGCGGACTTCGACTGGACCTTCCTGCGGCCGGGCATGTTCATGAACAACACACTCGGCTGGGCGGGCTCGGTCCGCGAGTCCGGGGTGGTGCGCACGGCGTACGGCGACGCGACCCAGACGCCGATCGACCTGCGCGACATCGCCGCTGTTGCCGCGCATGTCCTGGTCACGACCGGGCATTCCGGTGAGACGTACGTCCTCAGTGGACCGCAGTCGGTCACGCAGCGGGAGATGGCCGCGGCGATCGGGGCGGCGCTGGGGCGGGAGGTGCCGTTCGTCGAGCTGACCCGTGAGGAGCAGCGTGCCGAATGGGTGGCGCACGGGTTCCCCGAGCAGGTCGCGGACTGGCTGCTCGACGGGTTCGCGGGATCGCTCGAACACCGGCAGGCGCCGACCGGGGTGGTCGAAGAGCTGCTGGGCCGTCCCGGGATCACCTATGCCGAGTGGGCGGTGGCGAACGTCGCGGCCTTCGGCGGCTGA
- a CDS encoding cell division protein FtsQ/DivIB → MSPTREHRRPPESEQGERDRAALARERRGRRSEEERRRTRSSRSPRSTAPAPASAKRVRPTRRAEIRRRWVALLSVLTLVALVYFLFFSSLLGVKDVAVQGAKQVSADQIRATAAVPADKPMLRVDVDAIRDRVAAMSGIATVDVSRSWPSTVEIAVTERTAIAFFDSGPGGDGFHLVDGGGVVFKTVKTRPAGLPELKLPKVSADDPVTRAVTAVLGVIPQAMLKQVTTATAQTPASVEFTLAGGQTVRWGDAGKADRKAEVLAALLTQPGKVYDVSAPELPTISS, encoded by the coding sequence ATGAGCCCGACCCGCGAGCACCGCCGGCCGCCCGAGTCCGAGCAGGGCGAGCGGGACCGGGCTGCCCTGGCGCGGGAGCGGCGGGGCCGGCGTTCGGAAGAGGAGCGGCGCCGTACGCGGTCGAGCCGCTCGCCGCGTTCGACTGCCCCGGCCCCGGCTTCGGCGAAGCGCGTCCGGCCCACCCGGCGCGCGGAGATCCGCCGGCGCTGGGTGGCGCTGCTTTCGGTGCTCACCCTCGTCGCGCTGGTGTACTTCCTGTTCTTCAGCTCGCTGCTCGGCGTGAAGGACGTCGCGGTGCAGGGCGCGAAACAGGTGTCGGCGGACCAGATCCGGGCGACCGCGGCGGTCCCGGCCGACAAGCCGATGCTGCGGGTGGACGTCGACGCGATCCGCGACCGGGTGGCGGCGATGTCCGGCATCGCGACCGTGGACGTGTCGCGCTCGTGGCCCAGCACCGTGGAGATCGCGGTGACCGAGCGGACGGCGATCGCGTTCTTCGACAGCGGCCCGGGCGGCGACGGCTTCCACCTCGTCGACGGCGGCGGCGTCGTGTTCAAGACGGTCAAGACCCGGCCGGCGGGCCTGCCCGAGCTGAAGCTGCCCAAGGTCTCCGCGGACGACCCGGTGACCCGCGCGGTGACGGCGGTGCTCGGCGTGATCCCGCAGGCCATGCTCAAGCAGGTCACCACGGCCACCGCGCAGACGCCCGCCAGCGTCGAGTTCACCCTGGCCGGCGGCCAGACCGTCCGCTGGGGCGACGCCGGGAAGGCCGACCGCAAGGCCGAGGTGCTCGCCGCCCTGCTCACCCAGCCGGGCAAGGTCTACGACGTCTCGGCGCCGGAGCTGCCGACCATCAGCTCCTGA